The following coding sequences are from one Culex quinquefasciatus strain JHB chromosome 1, VPISU_Cqui_1.0_pri_paternal, whole genome shotgun sequence window:
- the LOC6037331 gene encoding bolA-like protein DDB_G0274169 — MQIMKAALNLRAAIHSSNTWLRASTHGNTNVRTMANSAEKPIEAAIREGLAGQLNPIHLEVVNESYMHNVPKGAETHFKVLVVSEQFDGLPLIKRHRLVNEIVKQKLVGDFVHALSIEAKTPTQWDSNYKLEPSPNCRGGFGK, encoded by the exons atGCAGATTATGAAAGCTGCTTTAAATTTAAGAG cTGCAATTCACTCGAGCAACACATGGTTACGAGCCTCAACACACGGTAACACCAACGTAAGAACCATGGCCAACTCAGCGGAGAAACCCATTGAAGCCGCCATCCGCGAGGGCCTTGCCGGTCAGCTGAATCCGATTCACCTGGAAGTGGTGAACGAATCTTACATGCACAATGTTCCCAAGGGCGCCGAAACCCATTTCAAGGTTCTGGTAGTGTCGGAGCAGTTTGATGGGCTGCCCTTGATAAAG cgCCACCGACTAGTCAACGAGATCGTCAAGCAAAAACTGGTCGGAGATTTCGTGCACGCCCTGTCGATCGAAGCAAAGACACCCACCCAATGGGATTCAAATTACAAGCTGGAACCGAGTCCAAACTGTCGCGGAGGATTTGGCAAATAA
- the LOC6037330 gene encoding transcription elongation factor 1 homolog, with translation MGRRKSKRKPPPKRKNIEPLDQQFNCPFCNHEKSCEVKMDKSRNSARITCRVCMEDYQTTINFLSEPVDVYNDWVDACETAN, from the coding sequence ATGGGACGCAGGAAGTCGAAGAGAAAGCCCCCGCCGAAGCGCAAGAACATCGAACCGCTCGACCAGCAGTTCAACTGCCCGTTCTGCAACCACGAAAAGTCGTGCGAGGTTAAGATGGACAAGAGCCGAAACTCGGCCCGGATCACCTGCCGGGTGTGTATGGAGGATTACCAGACGACGATCAATTTTCTGTCCGAACCGGTGGACGTGTACAACGACTGGGTGGACGCGTGCGAGACCGCTAATTAG
- the LOC6037332 gene encoding set1/Ash2 histone methyltransferase complex subunit ASH2 isoform X2, protein MEESTSNQNLAKGGGRQQKRKLPNSEQGGVLGKKSRVGADVGALVKLPAHGYPLEHPFNKDGYRYILAEPDPHAPFRQEFDESADWAGKPIPGWLYRVLSPNNVLVALHDRAPQLKVSEDRLAVTGEKGYCMARATHYVTRGCWYWEATIVDLPEGSACRLGWGQEYANLQAPLGYDKFGYSWRSRKGTRFHESHGKHYSDGYGVGDTVGFMIALPEANPAGHIPSTFKDRPLVKFKSHLYYEEKDKVTETLKSLKVLPGSKIFFFKNGACQGEAFTDVYGGAYYPAISIHKGATVSINFGPHFKHPEVEEQFKSKAMSERVEEMICEQTMADMMYFTENDGKLRLDSYSI, encoded by the exons ATGGAAGAGAGCACCA GCAACCAGAACCTAGCCAAGGGCGGTGGCCGCCAGCAGAAGCGCAAACTTCCGAACAGCGAGCAGGGTGGCGTGCTGGGCAAGAAAAGTCGCGTCGGAGCCGATGTGGGCGCCCTCGTGAAGCTGCCTGCTCACGGGTACCCGTTGGAGCATCCGTTTAACAAGGACGGCTACCGGTACATCCTGGCCGAACCGGATCCGCACGCCCCCTTCCGGCAGGAGTTTGATGAAAGTGCCGACTGGGCGGGGAAGCCCATTCCGGGCTGGCTGTACCGGGTGCTGTCGCCGAACAACGTGCTGGTGGCGCTGCACGATCGCGCGCCCCAGCTGAAGGTTTCGGAGGACCGGTTGGCCGTGACGGGAGAGAAGGGATACTGCATGGCGCGGGCGACGCACT ACGTGACCCGCGGCTGCTGGTACTGGGAGGCGACCATCGTGGACTTGCCGGAAGGATCGGCCTGCCGGCTCGGTTGGGGGCAAGAGTACGCCAACCTGCAGGCTCCGCTAGGTTACGACAAGTTTGGCTACTCGTGGCGATCGCGCAAGGGAACTCGCTTCCACGAATCTCACGGCAAGCACTACAGCGATGGGTACGGAGTCGGCGACACCGTCGGGTTCATGATCGCCCTGCCCGAGGCGAACCCGGCCGGGCACATTCCGAGCACGTTCAAGGATCGCCCTCTGGTCAAGTTCAAGAGCCATCTGTACTACGAGGAAAAGGACAAGGTCACCGAGACGCTCAAATCGCTGAAGGTGTTGCCGGGAAGTAAAATTTTCTTCTTCAAGAATGGCGCCTGCCAGGGCGAGGCGTTCACGGACGTCTACGGTGGTGCGTACTATCCGGCCATCTCGATCCACAAGGGCGCCACCGTCAGCATCAACTTTGGGCCGCACTTTAAGCACCCGGAGGTCGAGGAGCAGTTCAAGTCGAAGGCGATGAGTGAACGCGTCGAGGAGATGATTTGCGAGCAAACGATGGCCGATATGATGTACTTTACGGAGAACGACGGCAAACTCCGGTTGGACAGTTACAGTATTTAG